GCTATCGACCGCGGGACGTCCCGCTCGGGCCTTCGTCCTCGCGATCGGTCCCGCCGGTCGGATCGGCCGCCGCGCTCAACAGCTCGAGAGCGGCCTCGACCGGCGGGAGATGCGCGGCCTCTTCGCGTACGACCGCATGGATCGAGCGCATCGGCGTCGGCCTGACCACCGTGATGACGGAGACCCCTGTCGGCGTCCGAGCGGCCCCGAGCCCGGGCAGGACCGTTATCCCGATCCCGGCGGCGACGAAGGCGAGCGCCGCCGGGTAGTCGTGCGCCTCGACGCGGAACGCGGGACGGTAGCCGACAGCGGCACACGCGTCGAGGAGCACTCGCCTGCACCATCCTCGAGCGAAGTCGTTGTCGATCCACTGCTCGTTCGCCAGTTCGGCGAGCTCGACCTCCTCCCTCCTCGCGAGCTCGTGGCCGTCCGGAACCACGGCCACATACGGGTCGTCGAGGAGGTGACGGGAGACGAAGCCCGGTTCGGGCGAGAAATCGCCTCGTGCGACGACGAGGTGGACGTCCGCCCTCTCGGCCGGATCATCCGGCGGGCTCTCGCTGAGGCGCAGGTCCAACCGCACGCCGGGGAAATCGTGACCGAGCCGGCGCACGAGAGACGGCAGCCACGCGGCTCTCACGGAGGCGAAGTAGGCGATGGAGATCGTCCCCGTGCGGCCGGCGCGGAGATCCGTGACAAGCGCCTCGACCCTCCCGAGCCGGGCGAGCACCTCGTCCACCTCCGCGGCGAGCGCGATGCCTGCGGGCGTCGCGCGGAGCCCGCGCCCCGAGCGGGTGAACAGCGTCAGCCCCGTCTCCCGCTGGAGGGCGGTGATGTGCTGGTTCACCGCTGACGGCGTGTAGCCGAGGCTGACGGCAGCGGCCTGGACCGAGGCGCTGGCGACCACCGAGCGGAAGACGCGGAGGCGATGGACATCGAGCATCCCCGCACCATACAGTTCGACTGAACCGAACGGAAGACATCCGCACTGGTGCTGAATCCGTCGCCGGCGTGACGATGGACCGATGACGAGCCCGTCTCCTTCGACTCCTGCGCCTCGAAGCCCCCTGCCGGTCGCCGCCGCCTCGGTCACGGTGGTGTTGTGGGCGTCGGCGTTCGTCGGGGTGCGGGCAGCGGGCGCCGACTACTCCCCCGGCGCCCTCGCACTGGGCCGCCAGCTCAGCGGCTCCGTCGCGCTCACCGCGATCGTGCTCGTCGACGCGGTCCGACGCGGACGGCTCCCGCGACTGCCGCGCGGGCGCCTCCTCATCGCCGTGCTCACGTGGGGAGCCGCATGGTTCGGCCTCTACAACCTCGCCTTGAACGATGCGGAGCGGCATCTCGACGCCGGCACGACCGCCCTGCTGGTCAACCTCGCCCCCGTCCTCATCGGAGTGCTCGCCGGCCTGTTCCTCGGGGAGGGGTTCCCTCGTCGTCTGGTGCACGGACTGTTCGTGTCGTTCGGGGGCGTGGCCCTCATCGCCGCGACGAGCTGGGCCGGACGGGCCGACGTCGTCGGCGTGCTCCTCGGCCTCGGCGCCGCGATCCTGTACGCCTCCAGCGCGACCGTGCAGAAACGGCTGCTGACGCATGTCGACGCGCTGACCGTGACCTGGCTCGGCTGCCTGGCCGGGACCGTCGTGTGCCTCCCCTTCGCGCCGAGCTTGGTGCGCGACGCGACGAGCGCACCGGCGTCCTCCACGCTGGGCATGGTGTATCTCGGCGTCTTCCCCACGGCGATCGCCTTCCTCACCTGGGGATACGCGCTGTCGCGCAGCACCGCCGGGCGGCTCGCCGCATCCACCTATGTCATACCTCCCCTCGTCGTCGTGCTGTCGTGGCTGCTGCTCGCGGAGGTCCCGGCAGCGCTCGCGCTGTTCGGGGGCGCACTGTGCCTGGGCGGCGTGGCGATCGCGACGCTGAGCAGTCGTCGACGCCTGCGCCCCGGCACCAGGGGCTCGGCGGCCCGCGCGGGCTGACGCCCCTCGAGACGGCCTCCCCGTCCCGCTCCGGCCCGTGGGCGGAGACGAGGAGGCCGATGCCGCCGCCCTCAGGCGGTGGCCTTCTTCGACCGCGGCTTCGAGGCCCTGGCGGGGCGGGGCGGCATCGTGTCGTCGGCGACGCCGGCGATCTTCGCCCGGCTCGCCCGCACGTCGGCGAACGAGGTGCCGTAGTAGGCGGCCTCCATGATCGTCTTCATGTCGGCGAGCATCGGCAGGCGCGGGTTGGCGGGCGCGCACTGGTCCTCATAGGCGCCCATGGCGAGCGCGTCGAGCGCCCCGATGAAGGCCTCCTCCGGCACCCCCTGGGCCTGGAAGGACGGAGCGATGCCGCATCGGTCGCGCAGGTCCTCGACGGCCCTCGCGTACGACTCGACGCCCTCCGCGGGAGTGGCCGCGGGCAGCCCCAGGTGCTTCGCGATCTCCTGGAACCGTTCGGGCGCCACGTAGCGCTCGTACTTCGGCCAGCTCGTGAGCTTGGTCGGCACGGAGCCGTTGTAGCGGATCACGTGCGGCAGGTACGTCGCATTGGTGCGGCCGTGCACGAGGTGGAACGTCGCCCCGGTGACGTGCGCCATCGCGTGCACGATCCCGAGGAAGGCGTTGCCGAAGGCCATTCCGGCGATCGAGGACGCGTTGTGCATCTTCTCCCTCGCCGTGAGCACCTCGGCGGACGTCGGGTCGACGCCGCCCTTCGCGGAGGTCTCGATGTTCTCGAAGATGAGCCTGATGGCGTGCAGGCACAGGCCGTCGGTGTAGTCGTTCGCGTAGACGGAGACGTAGGCCTCCGTCGCGTGCGTGAGCGCGTCGAACCCCGAGTCCGCGATGAGGAAGGACGGCATCTGGGCGGTCAGCTCCGGGTCGATGATGGCCACCGTCGGGGTCAGCGCGTAGTCGGCGAGCGGATACTTCTTGCCCCGCTCCGGGTCGCTGATCACGGCGAACGGCGTCATCTCCGAGCCCGTGCCGGAGGTCGTCGGGATGCACACGAGCTTGGCCTGCGCCCCCAGCTCCGGGAACTTGAAGGCGCGCTTGCGGACGTCGAAGAACTTCTCCTTCATGTCCGAGAACTCGATCTCCGGGTGCTCGTAGAGCAGCCACATGACCTTCGCGGCGTCCATGGGGGAGCCGCCTCCGAGCGCGACGATCGTGTCCGGCTTGAAGACGCGCATCTCGGCGGCGCCCCGCTGCACGGCGTCGACGGTCGGCTCGGGGAGCACGTCGTCGATGATCTGCAGCGCGACACGCTCCCCGCGGCGGGCGAGCACGTCGAGGACGCGGTCGACGAAGCCGAGGCGGGTCATCGTGGCGTCGGTGACGATCGTCACGCGGCTCACCCCGCGCATGTCGGCGAGGTAGCGGATCGCGTTGGGCTCGAAGTAGGTCTTCGCGGGCACCTTGAACCACTGCATGTTGTTGTTCCTGCGACCGATGCGCTTGATGTTGAGGAGGTTGACGGCCGAGACGTTGTTCGAGACCGAGTTGTGGCCGTAGGAGCCGCAGCCGAGCGTGAGCGAGGGGATGAAGGCGTTGTAGATGTCTCCGATCCCGCCGAGCGAGCTCGGGGCGTTCGCGATGATGCGCACCGCCTTCACGCGCGAGCCGAACGCCTCGACGACCGCGGCGTCCTCGCTGTGGACGGCACCCGAATGGCCCAGCCCGTCGAACTCGACCATCTGCGCCGAGAGCGAGATGCCTTCCTCGGCGTCGCGGGCCCGCAGGACGGCGAGCACGGGCGCGAGCTTCTCCCGCGTCAGCGGCTCGGCGGGCCCCACTGACCCGACCTCGGCGAGGATGATCGACGTGTCCTCGGGCACCGTGAAGCCGGCCTGCTGCGCGATCCAGACCGGCGACTGGCCGACGACGGCCGCGTTGAGCCTGGCCTCGGCGCAGTTGGCCGAGTCGGCGGCGACGCCGAAGATGAACTCCTCCAGCATCCGCTTCTCGGCGGCCGTGGCCCGGTAGGCGTGGAGCGTCTCGAACTCGGCGATCGCGGCCTCGTAGACGGGCTCGTCGAGGATCACGGCCTGCTCGGACGCGCAGATCATGCCGTTGTCGAAGGCCTTCGAGAGCACGATGTCGTTGACGGCCCGCTTGAGCTTCGCGGTGCGCTCGACGAAGGCCGGCACATTGCCCGCCCCGACGCCGAGAGCGGGCTTGCCGCAGGAGTAGGCGGCCCGCACCATGGCGTTGCCGCCGGTCGCGAGGATGAGGGCGACGTCCGGGTGGTGCATGAGGAGGTTGGAGGCCTCGAGGGAGGGCTGCTCGATCCACTGGATGCAGCCGGCGGGCGCTCCCGCGGCGACCGCGGCGTCGCGGACGACGCGCGCCGCCGCGACCGAGCAGGCCTGAGCGGACGGGTGGAAGCCGAAGACGATGGGGTTGCGGGTCTTGAGGGCGATGAGCGCCTTGAAGATGGTGGTCGAGGTGGGATTCGTCACGGGCGTGATGCCGCAGACGACGCCGACGGGCTCCGCGATCTCGGTGATGCCGGTGAGCTCGTCGTGACCGATGACCCCGACCGTCTTGAGCTCGGACATCGCGTTGGTCACATGCTCGCAGGCGAACATGTTCTTCACCGCCTTGTCCTCGAAGACCCCGCGTCCGGTCTCCCGGACGGCCTGCTCGGCGAGCGGCCCGTGCTGGCTGAGGGCCGCGACCGACGCCTTGCGGACGATGTGGTCGACCTCGTCCTGGGAGAGGTCCATGAACGCTCGGAGCGCGTCGTTCGCCGTGACGACGAGCGTGTCGACCGCCGCCGCGGTGCCCGGGTCGACGGTGGGGTGCGAAATGGTGCTTTCGGTGATGGTCATGACTCCTCGCAGGGCTCGGATGGTGCCGGGGCGTGTCTTCGCCGAACCGGCTTCGCCGAGCCCACGGTAGCTCTGGCGCGCACCCCCGACCCGGGTCGAAGGTCCCGCAGAGGGCGGACCCTCAGACCGACGCGCGCAGGAACGTCACGACGACCTGCTCGGGCGCGAGTCCGGCGTCTGCGTGTCGGGTGGCTTCTCTCCGGGCGCGGCGGGCTCGGCGTCGCTGTCGAGCGCGTCTTCGACGCCGAGACGGGCTGGCCCTCCGACGTCAACGAGCCCGATGTCGACTCGTGACGAGGCGAGGTGCCGCCGCCCGATTGCACGGTGCCGGTAGCGTTTGCTGTATGGCAGAGGATCTTCTCTCCGTCTCCACGGTCGTCGAGGCGACGCCGGCCGCCGTCTGGCGCGTCCTCACCGACGGCAGATCAGCCTGGTGGCCAGGCATGCTGTTCGAGCCGGAAGTCGGTGCATGCCTGACGGAAACATGGGAGGAGGACGGCGAGACGTTGCGGGCGACAGGGACTGTCGTCGGGTCCGATGCGCTGCGTCGCCTGGACTTCGTGTGGAGCGAGCCCCATTGGCACGGAACGCTTGCCGTGAGCATCCGACTCGCGTCCGTCGGAAGTGGAACCGAGGTCACCGTCATCGAGCAAGGCTTCACGAGCATCGACGCTCCTTCGACGCTGCTCGCAGAACACGTGGCAGGCTGGCGATTCCACCTCGATCGCCTCGTGCAGGCGCTCCGGAATCCGAATCGGATTCCCGACTAGCAGCCGAGATCGTCACCGTCGGGTGCTCCAGCGGTCCGGCCTCGATGCCGTCGCCGATCGGTCGTTCCCGTTCCGCTACGACGTCACCGACTCCGAATCGAGTCATGATCGGCTCCGGACGCCGATCGCGCTCCGGAGCGCGATGAAAACGCGCCGGGCGCCGCCGAATGCGTCGAGCCCCGCGGCACGGCGACGAGGCCGTCGCGGAACGCGCGCGGACTCATCTGCGCCCGTCCCAGATGACGCGACGTGCGGGGTCCGGGTCGAGCAGTGTCGCGCTCGGGGCGTCGAACCGGTGGACCTGCCGGTCGTGGACGCTGTAGCGCGGCCATCCGGGATCGCCCGTCCGGGCGAAATCCGCCCAGGCGCGGTGCACCTCGTCGGCGATGCGCTGGTCGCCGCCGCCGGCGAGGAGCGGCTGCCAGTCGGGGTGGTCGAGGTTGTCGAACACGAAGGGGAGCTCCGCGGCGTGGGCTGCCCCGAGGGTCCCGTCGAGTGCGGGTGAGCGCCAGGCGAACTCGTAGACGCGGGTGTTCTCGTGCGCCTCGGCGGTGCGGATCGCGGGCACGCGGTAGATCCAGTCGGTCAGGAGGGCCCCGAGCGCCGGCGCGGCGGACGCCCCGGGGAACGCCCGCCGGTAGGTGCGCACGGCCCGGAGGGGAGGCAGCCCCTTCTGGAGCGCGTACAGGGGGAGCATCCACGACCGCACCCTGTCCGCGCCCATCGGCGCGAGGACGATCTGGGCCTCCTCGGCGTTCCAGCCGACGAGCAGGTCGATGTCGGCGGCGACGCCGGCGCGCAGGCTCTCGATCGGCGGTGCCGGCAACGACTCGCCGTCGACGACGGGCTCGAACGGCAGGCCGTTCACGGCGACGTCACCCCATGTGGAGCGCCGCGGCGACTTCTGCACCACTTCTCGGAGCCGGTCCTGGGCGGCGACGAGCTCGTCCTGGGGGACGGCCGACAACGCCTCGAGCGTCGGTTCGACGTGCAGGAGGCGGGCGAGCTGGACGGCGGTCTTGCGCGCGGAGTCCGCGCTGATCGAGTGGAACGTGCTCCCGGACTCCATGATCGCCCGGCGGATCAGCCCCTGCGAAGCGGGCATGGTGATGAGCGCGCCGATGCTCATCGCGCCCGAGGACTCGCCGCACACCGTCACGTTGCCGGGGTCCCCGCCGAAGGCGGCGATGTTGTCTTGGACCCACTCGAGGGCGCAGATCTGATCACGCAGCGACAGATTCGCCGGACCCGAGCCGAACCAGATCAGGCCCTCGGCCCCGAGACGGTAGTTGATCGTGACGAGCACGACGCCGTCCCGCGCGAAGCGCGAGCCGTCATAGCCACCGACGGATCCTGATCCGCTCCACCATCCTCCCCCGTGGATGAAGACGATGACCGGGTGGTCCCCTCCGCCGGGCGGCGCCCAGACGTTCAGATTGAGGTAGTCGTCTCCCGGCGCGGTGCGATCCGGGAGCAGCGTCGGGCCCTGTCCGACGAGATGCGGTGCCGTGGGGCCGTACTCGCCCGCGTCGAACGTGCCCTCGAAGCGCCGCCGACGAACCGGCAGGCGGAACCGCCGCTCACCGACCGGGGGCTCCGCATAGGGCACGCCCAGGAACCGGCGCACGCCGCCCTCGACGGTCCGGCCCCTGAGGACGCCGGCATCGACGGAGACGGTGACGGGTCCTCCGCGCGCAGACGCCTGCCGGGCCGTTTCGGTGACGTCAGCGGGGTCGTCAGGGCTCATCGCGCGCGCCTTTCGCGTATCGGCCCGCCGGGGTGGCGGCGAGCGTGCCGAGCAGGGTGAGATGGAACCCCGCGCTCTCGAGCCGCTTGCCACGCGCATCGTGGCGCTCCCACAGCCTCGCGGACTCGGGGCTGCGTGCCAGCAGCGTCCGCAGCACCTCGTTGACGCGCCGATGATCCGGCGCGGCGCCGCGATCGGGGCCGGGGATCATCCGGGCGACGTGGAACAGATGCAGCCGCGCCTCGTGGTCGAGACGCGGAGCCCTGCGGAGCGTCTTGACGACCTGCACGGAGGGGTGACGCTCGCGACCCTGCTCCAAGCGGGTGTGGTCGTCGACGCTGAGGCCGGCCATCGTGGCGATCTCGTCGCGGCGCAGCCCGGGCACGCGCCGTCGGCCGTGCGCGGAGAAGCCGATCGCCTCCGGGTGGAGCTGCCCTCGGCGAGCGCGCAGGTGCTCGCCAGGCCGGTTGTCGGACATGCCCTGATTCTATGGACCGTTTCGGCGGGCAGGCAGGGTGCAGCTCTCCCGGGCTCATGACGGCGGTCGGCGCCCGACCCGCCGGGCAGCGGTGACCGGAGCGCGCCACGCCCGCGTCAGGTGACGTCCTCGCCCTCGGCCTCTTCGTCGAATCGGACGCGTGCCCGTTCGATGGCGGGCATGTGCGTGTCCGCCCACGCGAGGAGCTCATCGATCGGCGGCCGTAGCGTCTTGCCGAGCGGTGTGATGCGGTACTCGATCGCGAGCGGCCTCGTGCGGAGCACGATGCGGTCGACGATGCCGTTCCGTTCGAGCCGCCGCAGGGTCGCGGTGAGCGACTTCTGCGTCACCGCGGGGATCGCGCGGCGCAGCTCGCTGAAGCGCGCGGGCGCCTCGCACAGCTCGTTCAACACCTGCAGCGACCATTTGTCGAGAACCTGATCGAGCAGCTCACGGTGAGGGGCGCTGATGTCGAGGCGGTGGGAGGCGGCGATGGTATCCGGCATGAGACCTAGTCTCGTTGAAGTTTCCACCGGGTACCACGTATCAATGAGACACAACCTTCCTCACAGAGATATGGAGTGTCCGATGCCCGTTCGCCTGTCGTCCCCCGAGGGCATGATGCCATCCGTGCCCTACCATCATGTCGCCGTCGCCACGGGTGCCCGCCACGTGCACGTCGCGGGACAGATCTCGCGAGATGCCGCCGGCGCCGCCGTGTCGGCCGGGGATCTCGCCGGCCAGGTCGCCCAGGCGCTCCGCAACACCGCCACAGGCCTCGCGAGCGCCGGCGCCGGCTTCGCGGACGTCGTTCGACTCACCTTCTACGTCACCGCCTGGCACCCCGACCTGATCGATGCGTTCATGGCGGGTGTCGACGAGGTCGCCGACGAGATCGGCCTGCCCGCTCCCCTGCCCCCGGCATCGCTCATCGGCGTGGACTACCTCTTCGAGCCCGACGTCCTCATCGAGGTCGAGGCGACGGCCGTGCTCGACTGAGCCCGAGGCGAGAACGTGTTCGAGGACGCCGAGCGGACCGCGCGGCGCATGTCGGCGGCCGACTCGGCTCGTCAGCGGGCGGGGCGTTCCATCGCTCGGAAGAGATCGTCGTAGCGCGACTGCTCGTCGAGGTTCTCGACGAACTCCAAGACCGTGTCCTGAGCCCCGGCGGAGATGTGCGGTGCCGCCATACGGCGGAACTTCCGCTCGAAGTCGGAGTCCGACATGGGCGTCTCCACCGAGCCGGGACCGCTGATGACCTGCTCCGCGATGCGGTCGCCGGATGCGAGTGTCACCGTGACGCGATTGGCGAGATGCCGGGGGAAGAGGGCCGTCAGGTCCGGGTCCTCTTCGACCGTCGTCCTGTCCATCAGCGCCAGCGCCCGCGTGTCGCCGATCTTCTCGGCCGAGTACGTGTCGAGGTCGATGTCGCCGTCGATCAATGCGCGCACGACGTTGTACGGCAGGCTGTGGTCGGCCGTCTCGCGCGTGGTCGGACGCCATTTCCGCGGATCCGCGAGAACGCGGCGGTTGAACTCCGACGTCTCGATCAGGATGCTCTCGATGCTCTCGGGGCTCGGGATCCTGGGCTTCAGGCGGATCGAGGCCCAGACGGCGGTGTGCAGCTCGCCGTTCGTGGGGAAGGTCTTGGTCAGCGACCTCGTGATCGCGAAGTCGCGTTCGCCGCTCTTGCCGAAGGAGTCGACGTCGAGCTCGAACGGCCCGGAGATCTGCGCGAAGAATCCTGCGTCGCCCTCGAAGACGGGAGACGGGCCGGTCATGCCGTGGGACGCGAGCTGGGCGGCGAAGACGGCGTTGCGCGCCGCGTTCGCGGCCGAGCAGCCCTTCCAGTCCGAGAGCGTCCCGGAGCGCACCTGGCGCATCGACACGTGCCCGCTGAGGGCGAGGTTGATGGCATGCTCCGCCTGCGTCCGGTCGAGTCCGAGCAGACGCGCGGCGGCGGCGGCCACGGCGACGTTGACGTAGTTGACGTGGTCCCAGCCGCGCCTGTTCAGATTGGCGGCGTCCTGGAGGCGCATCTGCACCTCGTAGGCGACGACGACGGCGGCGATGAGCTCCGATCCCGGCAGGGAGCGCGCCTCTGCCAACGCCAGGCAGGCCGGGATGCTGTCGCTCGGATGCCCTGGCTCCCTGGCCATGTAGCCGTCGTTGTAGTCGAGGAAGCGGACCATCACCCCGTTCGCGAACGCCGCGAGATCGGGGGTGGTCTGCAGCCGGGTGCCGAGGACCGTGGACGCGGGCACGGGGACGGTGCGGCACACGGCGACGGCGGCCTCCACGGGCGGCGCGTCGTACGCGCCCAGGACGCACGCCAGGCTGTCGACGACCCTCCGTCTGACGCATGCGACCACGTCCGCAGGCAGGTCCTCCGCCGGCAGGTCGATGGCGTACCGCGCGATTCGCGCCGCGATCGACTCCTGAGGCATCGCTCCTCCGATGTGAACGGCCGTCTCGCCCGATAGTCGGCGTCGGGACGGTCCGGAGGCGGCGCCCTTCCTGCTGTCAGGGCTCGTGAGCCTCATCAGACGGCCGCTGCCATCGCGCGTCCGGCCACGCGTCCGGAGAAGATGCATCCTCCGAGGAACGTGCCCTCGAGCGCTCGGTATCCGTGGAGGCCGCCGCCGCCGAAGCCGCTCGCCTCGCCGGCCGCGTAGAGGCCGGGCAGCGGTTCGCCCGATCGCCGCAGCGCCCGGGCCGACAGGTCGGTCTCGATGCCGCCGAGGCTCTTGCGGGTGATGATGTGGAGCTTCACCGCGATCAGCGGACCCGACCTGGCGTGGGTGAGCGGGCGCGGGGCGGCCACGCGCAGCAGCCTGTCGCCGCGGTGCCTCCGCGCCTGGTGGATGGCGTTGAGCTGAGCGTCCTTGCCGAAGTCGTTCGTCATCTCCAGGTCGCGGGCGGCGATCTCCACGCGGACGCGGTCGAGGTCCAGCAGGTCCGGCGACGCCTGCCCCATCTTCGAGAGAAGCTCGTCGACGGTGTCGGCGACGAGGAAATCGGCGCCGCGCTCCTTGAACGTCTCCACCGGGCCGGGTGCTCCCGGGCCGAGCCGCCGGGCGAGCAGCGTGAGGTCCTTGTCGGTGAAGTCGGGGTTCTGCTCGCTGCCGGAGAGCGCGACCTCCTTCTCGAGGATCTTCTGGTTCGTGACGAACCAGCTGTGGTCATGCCCGGTCGCGACGATGTGCTCGAGCGTGGCGAGCGTGTCGAATCCCGGGAACAGCGGCGTCGGCAGCCGGTTCCCTTGCGCGTCCAACCACAGCGACGAAGGCCCAGGGAGGATCCGGATCCCGTGCATCGGCCAGACAGGGCTGTGGTTCCGGATCCCTTCGACGTAGTGCCACATGCGGTCCCCGTTGATGAGGTGCGCGCCGGCTCCGCGCGCGATGCCCAGCATCCGCCCGTCGACGTGCGCCGGCACGCCGGACAGCATCGACGCGGGAGGCTCCCCCATCCGCGTCGGCCATTGCTCGCGGACGAGGTCGTGGTTGCCGCCGATGCCGCCGCTGGCGACGAGCACGGCGCTCGCGCGGAGGGAGAAGTCGCCGACGACGTCGCGGTTGCTCGGCGCGCCGCGCTCGGCCGGGTCGGCGGCGAGCACGGCTCCGCTCACGCCCACGACAGTGCCGGCTTCGACGTCGATGCGGTCGACGCGGTGACGGAACAGGACGCGGACGAGGCCCCGCTCGACGCCCTCGCGCACGCGTCGCACGAACGGCTCGAGAACGCCCGGTCCCGTGCCCCAGGTCACGTGGAAGCGCGGCACGGAGTTGCCGTGGCTCGAGGCGCGGTCGCCGCCGCGCTCGGCCCAGCCGACGATCGGGAAGAAGCCGATGCCGCGTTCGCGCAGCCAGGCGCGCTTCTCGCCGGCGGCGAACTCCAGATAGGCCTGCGCCCACTGCCGCGGCCAGCGGTCCTCGTCGCGGTCGAACCCGGCCGAGCCGAGCCAGTCCTGGCGGGCCAGTTCCAGCGAGTCGCGCACGCCCATGCGGCGCTGCTCGGGCGAATCGACGAGGAAGATCCCCCCGAACGACCACCATGCCTGGCCGCCGAAGCCCGTCTCCGGCTCCTGCTCGACGATCAGCACCCTCTTGCCGGCGTCCACCAGCTCGGAGGCGGCGACCAGGCCGGCCAGGCCCGCGCCCACGACGATCGCGTCCGCCTCTCCGGCGCCCGGTGCCGCCGCGCTCATCGTTCCGGCCCGGCGCCGACCAGCTCGGGGACCTCGATCGCGGCGAGCGGCACGTGCTGCTGACCGGAGTGCATGTCGCGGTCGGGGAAGCTGCCCTGGGTGACCGGCCGGGGGAACGAGATCTTG
This window of the Microbacterium sp. AB genome carries:
- a CDS encoding LysR substrate-binding domain-containing protein produces the protein MLDVHRLRVFRSVVASASVQAAAVSLGYTPSAVNQHITALQRETGLTLFTRSGRGLRATPAGIALAAEVDEVLARLGRVEALVTDLRAGRTGTISIAYFASVRAAWLPSLVRRLGHDFPGVRLDLRLSESPPDDPAERADVHLVVARGDFSPEPGFVSRHLLDDPYVAVVPDGHELARREEVELAELANEQWIDNDFARGWCRRVLLDACAAVGYRPAFRVEAHDYPAALAFVAAGIGITVLPGLGAARTPTGVSVITVVRPTPMRSIHAVVREEAAHLPPVEAALELLSAAADPTGGTDREDEGPSGTSRGR
- a CDS encoding DMT family transporter, which encodes MTSPSPSTPAPRSPLPVAAASVTVVLWASAFVGVRAAGADYSPGALALGRQLSGSVALTAIVLVDAVRRGRLPRLPRGRLLIAVLTWGAAWFGLYNLALNDAERHLDAGTTALLVNLAPVLIGVLAGLFLGEGFPRRLVHGLFVSFGGVALIAATSWAGRADVVGVLLGLGAAILYASSATVQKRLLTHVDALTVTWLGCLAGTVVCLPFAPSLVRDATSAPASSTLGMVYLGVFPTAIAFLTWGYALSRSTAGRLAASTYVIPPLVVVLSWLLLAEVPAALALFGGALCLGGVAIATLSSRRRLRPGTRGSAARAG
- the adhE gene encoding bifunctional acetaldehyde-CoA/alcohol dehydrogenase codes for the protein MTITESTISHPTVDPGTAAAVDTLVVTANDALRAFMDLSQDEVDHIVRKASVAALSQHGPLAEQAVRETGRGVFEDKAVKNMFACEHVTNAMSELKTVGVIGHDELTGITEIAEPVGVVCGITPVTNPTSTTIFKALIALKTRNPIVFGFHPSAQACSVAAARVVRDAAVAAGAPAGCIQWIEQPSLEASNLLMHHPDVALILATGGNAMVRAAYSCGKPALGVGAGNVPAFVERTAKLKRAVNDIVLSKAFDNGMICASEQAVILDEPVYEAAIAEFETLHAYRATAAEKRMLEEFIFGVAADSANCAEARLNAAVVGQSPVWIAQQAGFTVPEDTSIILAEVGSVGPAEPLTREKLAPVLAVLRARDAEEGISLSAQMVEFDGLGHSGAVHSEDAAVVEAFGSRVKAVRIIANAPSSLGGIGDIYNAFIPSLTLGCGSYGHNSVSNNVSAVNLLNIKRIGRRNNNMQWFKVPAKTYFEPNAIRYLADMRGVSRVTIVTDATMTRLGFVDRVLDVLARRGERVALQIIDDVLPEPTVDAVQRGAAEMRVFKPDTIVALGGGSPMDAAKVMWLLYEHPEIEFSDMKEKFFDVRKRAFKFPELGAQAKLVCIPTTSGTGSEMTPFAVISDPERGKKYPLADYALTPTVAIIDPELTAQMPSFLIADSGFDALTHATEAYVSVYANDYTDGLCLHAIRLIFENIETSAKGGVDPTSAEVLTAREKMHNASSIAGMAFGNAFLGIVHAMAHVTGATFHLVHGRTNATYLPHVIRYNGSVPTKLTSWPKYERYVAPERFQEIAKHLGLPAATPAEGVESYARAVEDLRDRCGIAPSFQAQGVPEEAFIGALDALAMGAYEDQCAPANPRLPMLADMKTIMEAAYYGTSFADVRASRAKIAGVADDTMPPRPARASKPRSKKATA
- a CDS encoding SRPBCC family protein: MAEDLLSVSTVVEATPAAVWRVLTDGRSAWWPGMLFEPEVGACLTETWEEDGETLRATGTVVGSDALRRLDFVWSEPHWHGTLAVSIRLASVGSGTEVTVIEQGFTSIDAPSTLLAEHVAGWRFHLDRLVQALRNPNRIPD
- a CDS encoding carboxylesterase/lipase family protein, with protein sequence MSPDDPADVTETARQASARGGPVTVSVDAGVLRGRTVEGGVRRFLGVPYAEPPVGERRFRLPVRRRRFEGTFDAGEYGPTAPHLVGQGPTLLPDRTAPGDDYLNLNVWAPPGGGDHPVIVFIHGGGWWSGSGSVGGYDGSRFARDGVVLVTINYRLGAEGLIWFGSGPANLSLRDQICALEWVQDNIAAFGGDPGNVTVCGESSGAMSIGALITMPASQGLIRRAIMESGSTFHSISADSARKTAVQLARLLHVEPTLEALSAVPQDELVAAQDRLREVVQKSPRRSTWGDVAVNGLPFEPVVDGESLPAPPIESLRAGVAADIDLLVGWNAEEAQIVLAPMGADRVRSWMLPLYALQKGLPPLRAVRTYRRAFPGASAAPALGALLTDWIYRVPAIRTAEAHENTRVYEFAWRSPALDGTLGAAHAAELPFVFDNLDHPDWQPLLAGGGDQRIADEVHRAWADFARTGDPGWPRYSVHDRQVHRFDAPSATLLDPDPARRVIWDGRR
- a CDS encoding MmyB family transcriptional regulator; this translates as MSDNRPGEHLRARRGQLHPEAIGFSAHGRRRVPGLRRDEIATMAGLSVDDHTRLEQGRERHPSVQVVKTLRRAPRLDHEARLHLFHVARMIPGPDRGAAPDHRRVNEVLRTLLARSPESARLWERHDARGKRLESAGFHLTLLGTLAATPAGRYAKGARDEP
- a CDS encoding winged helix-turn-helix transcriptional regulator; the protein is MPDTIAASHRLDISAPHRELLDQVLDKWSLQVLNELCEAPARFSELRRAIPAVTQKSLTATLRRLERNGIVDRIVLRTRPLAIEYRITPLGKTLRPPIDELLAWADTHMPAIERARVRFDEEAEGEDVT
- a CDS encoding RidA family protein: MPVRLSSPEGMMPSVPYHHVAVATGARHVHVAGQISRDAAGAAVSAGDLAGQVAQALRNTATGLASAGAGFADVVRLTFYVTAWHPDLIDAFMAGVDEVADEIGLPAPLPPASLIGVDYLFEPDVLIEVEATAVLD
- a CDS encoding MmgE/PrpD family protein, with product MPQESIAARIARYAIDLPAEDLPADVVACVRRRVVDSLACVLGAYDAPPVEAAVAVCRTVPVPASTVLGTRLQTTPDLAAFANGVMVRFLDYNDGYMAREPGHPSDSIPACLALAEARSLPGSELIAAVVVAYEVQMRLQDAANLNRRGWDHVNYVNVAVAAAAARLLGLDRTQAEHAINLALSGHVSMRQVRSGTLSDWKGCSAANAARNAVFAAQLASHGMTGPSPVFEGDAGFFAQISGPFELDVDSFGKSGERDFAITRSLTKTFPTNGELHTAVWASIRLKPRIPSPESIESILIETSEFNRRVLADPRKWRPTTRETADHSLPYNVVRALIDGDIDLDTYSAEKIGDTRALALMDRTTVEEDPDLTALFPRHLANRVTVTLASGDRIAEQVISGPGSVETPMSDSDFERKFRRMAAPHISAGAQDTVLEFVENLDEQSRYDDLFRAMERPAR